One region of Ictalurus furcatus strain D&B chromosome 17, Billie_1.0, whole genome shotgun sequence genomic DNA includes:
- the fkrp gene encoding fukutin-related protein, protein MRISFCQALLTGAIVLNLVILYYISQAQQQMKEKRRMQGKGLKNAFQSVSGLGSLGSVGARGMTRDNKVRGLEGSLKNPHLTVILREFEDFENYVGGVAQSFLHRMPELCFLVVADTLPYPPLTLPENAHLLVLSPSPEKPPQTHRPENHVQSEFVLLVPDGVVLEHWRQLERLVKELKAEGDGPVRLVAAPVLTRAAVQCLHLQVNLKEWTATYSLGASESGSSMCTALHGDAVVLIRTKDLFNLSVPLARPLLSALFIQTALRGWKVKLLEGLSFTASHRPLFSSAHNQWKADYHLKEATSQLMRSFGLKRLVWPDGKDQWFGCSKETSRCFGTVHDDTPEYLYLERWTPPCCLRALRETTKHVVNILESSGVRYWLEGGSLLGAARHKDIIPWDYDVDLGIYLEDVPNCEYLKNLDSGSLVDASGYVWERAVEGDFYRIQYSEANHLHVDLWPFYPRNGVMTKDTWTDHKQDVEFPEHFLQPLVPMPFAGITAYGPNNHRAFLELKFGEGVIENPQYPNPIKKSLTS, encoded by the coding sequence ATGCGAATCAGTTTCTGCCAGGCCCTGCTAACAGGAGCCATTGTGCTGAACTTGGTGATCCTGTATTATATATCCCAAGCCCAGCAACAGATGAAGGAGAAACGCCGCATGCAGGGGAAAGGCTTAAAAAATGCCTTCCAATCAGTGTCGGGCCTGGGAAGTTTAGGGAGCGTAGGGGCAAGAGGCATGACAAGGGACAACAAAGTAAGAGGTCTAGAGGGTAGTTTGAAAAATCCTCATTTGACTGTTATCCTACGTGAATTTGAAGACTTTGAGAACTATGTAGGAGGTGTGGCTCAGTCCTTCCTGCACCGCATGCCAGAACTATGTTTCCTGGTAGTAGCAGACACCCTGCCTTACCCTCCTCTGACACTGCCTGAGAACGCCCATTTACTGGTGCTGTCTCCGAGCCCAGAAAAGCCTCCTCAAACACATCGTCCAGAAAACCATGTGCAATCTGAGTTTGTACTGCTTGTGCCTGATGGTGTTGTGTTAGAGCACTGGCGGCAACTTGAGAGGCTTGTTAAAGAGTTGAAGGCTGAGGGAGATGGCCCAGTGCGCCTGGTTGCAGCTCCAGTGCTGACCCGTGCCGCTGTCCAGTGCCTGCACTTGCAAGTGAACCTCAAGGAATGGACAGCTACATACTCCCTTGGGGCATCTGAGAGTGGTAGCAGTATGTGCACTGCTTTGCATGGTGATGCTGTAGTTCTTATTCGAACTAAGGACCTTTTCAACCTATCAGTCCCACTTGCACGCCCCCTGCTGTCTGCTCTGTTTATTCAGACTGCGCTTAGAGGCTGGAAGGTTAAACTTCTGGAGGGACTTTCATTTACTGCCAGCCACAGGCCCCTCTTTAGCTCTGCGCACAACCAGTGGAAGGCAGACTATCATCTCAAGGAGGCTACCAGCCAACTAATGAGAAGCTTTGGCCTTAAGCGATTGGTATGGCCTGATGGAAAGGACCAGTGGTTTGGCTGCAGCAAGGAAACATCACGATGCTTCGGCACAGTGCATGATGATACACCAGAGTACCTCTATTTGGAGCGATGGACTCCACCCTGCTGCTTGCGTGCCCTGCGTGAAACTACAAAGCATGTCGTCAATATTCTGGAGAGTTCTGGTGTGCGCTACTGGTTGGAAGGGGGTAGTCTTTTAGGAGCAGCCAGACATAAAGACATTATACCTTGGGACTATGATGTTGATTTGGGTATCTACCTGGAGGATGTGCCCAATTGTGAATACCTTAAAAACCTAGATTCAGGGTCACTGGTGGATGCCAGTGGTTATGTATGGGAGCGGGCAGTAGAGGGAGACTTCTACCGTATTCAGTACAGTGAGGCCAATCATCTGCATGTGGATCTATGGCCTTTCTACCCTCGAAACGGAGTTATGACCAAGGACACGTGGACTGATCACAAGCAGGATGTGGAGTTTCCCGAGCACTTCCTGCAGCCACTGGTGCCCATGCCATTTGCTGGCATCACTGCTTATGGACCCAACAACCACCGTGCCTTCCTGGAGCTCAAATTTGGGGAAGGGGTAATTGAGAACCCTCAGTATCCTAATCCTATCAAGAAAAGTCTGACTAGTTAA